The DNA segment GTCGTCGACTGGATCTCCCCGAAGGCCGAGTTCACCCCGAAGCAGATACTCACGCCCGAGACGAGGACGAGCCTCGTCTACGCGGTCACGGTGGCGATCGACAACCCCGACGGCGTTCTCAAGCACGGGATGCCCGTCGAGGTGCGGCGGTAGGGACCGCCCGGCCGGGAAGGGGACGGCATGGCGACCGACGCCATACAAATCGAGGCGATGCAAAAGCGGTACGGCGACGTCGAGGCCGTGCGGGGAATCACTTTGTCGATCGGGGAGGGGGAGCTCTTCGGGTTCATCGGTCCCGACGGGGCGGGGAAGACGACGCTGATGAGGTCGATGTGCACGCTCCTCGAGCCGGACGGGGGACGGATCCTCGTGCGCGGCATGGACGTCTCGCGCGACGTCTACGGCATCCGCGCCGTTCTCGGCTACATGCCGCAGCGGTTCTCCCTCTATCCGGACCTGTCCGTCGAGCAGAACATGCGGTTCTTCGCCGACCTCTTCGGGGTGCCCGCCGCCGATCGCGACGAGCGGATCGAGGAGCTCTACCGGTTCTCGCGGATGGCGGCCTTCAGGAAGCGGAAGGCGGCCGCCCTCTCCGGCGGGATGAAGCAGAAACTGGCGCTCTCCTGCGCCCTCGTCCACCGGCCGGAGGTCCTCGTTCTCGACGAACCGACCTTCGGCGTCGACCCGGTCTCCAGAACAGAGTTCTGGTCGCTGCTCGGGCGGATCCGCGCCGACGGGACGACCGTCGTCGTCTCGACGGCATACATGGACGAGGCGGACCGCTGCGACCGCGTGGCCCTGGTCTTCGATGGCGACGCGATCGCGCTCGGCACGCCCGCCGAGCTGAGAGGCCGCTATCCCTGGCCCCTCTTTCGCGTCACGGGACGGGACGTGCGGGGGCTCCGCTCCTTCTTCGCCGACACCGGCGCGGCGCGCGACATCCAGCTCTTCGGCGATTCCCTGCACGTCTCCTTCGACGGCGAGCCCCCGCGGGAACGACTGGGAGAGTGGCGCTCGGTTCTCGGGGACCGTCTCGATGAATGGACGCGGATCGAACCGTCGATCGAGGATCTCTTCCTCGACCTCCTGAGGGGAGATCGATGATGACCGGCGTCATGGTGCGCACGAGGGATCTGACGAGGCGCTTCGGCGATTTCACCGCGGTGAACCGGGTGAGCATCGAGGTGCGCCGTGGCGAAATCTTCGGCTTCCTCGGCGCGAACGGGGCGGGCAAGACGACGATGATCCGGATGCTCTGCGGCCTCCTCTCGCCGACCTCGGGGGAGGCGGTCGTCGCCGGGTTCGACGTCCGCCGCGACAGCGAGCAAATCAAGAGCCGGATCGGGTACATGAGCCAGCGGTTCTCCCTCTACGAGGATCTCACGATCGAGGAAAACATCGAGTTCTACGGCGGGATCTACGGGCTTTCCGGCGCGGCGATCGGCGAGCGGAAGAAGGATCTGCTCGCGTACCTCGGCCTCGAGCGCCACGCGCGGACGCTGACGCGCGATCTGCCGCTCGGATTCAAGCAGCGGCTCGCCCTCGGGACGGCCCTTCTCCACGATCCCGCCATCCTCTTCCTCGACGAGCCCACCTCCGGCGTCGATCCCCGCGTCCGTCGCGCCTTCTGGGACGTGATCCACGAGGAGGCCGAGCGTGGCAAGACGATCTTCGTCACCACCCACTTCATGGAGGAGGCCGAATACTGCCACCGGATCTCCATCATGCGCGCCGGAGCGGTGATCGCGCTGGACGGTCCCACGGCGCTGAAGCGGCGGTTCGGCAAGGAGAGCGTCCACGACGTCTTCATCGAACTCGCCGCGGAGGGGGGGGAGCGATGAAACGCGCGTCGTTCGGGCGGATCGCCGCCCTCGCCCGCAAGGAGCTGCTGCACATCTGGAAGGACCCGCGGACGCTGGGAATCGTCTTCCTTTTGCCGACCATCCAGCTCATCCTCTTCGGCTACGCCTTCAACATGGAGATCGGGGAGATCCCCCTCGTCGTGATCGATCACGATCGTTCGGTCGATTCGCGGCTCCTCGTCGAGCGCTTCGCCGGGAGCGATCTCTTCTCGTTCGACGCGCGCGAGGCGGCGGTCGACGACATCGCCGACCGCTTCCGCGCGAGGACGGCGCGGGCCGCTCTCGTCGTGCCGCACGATTTCCAGCGCCGGCTCGGGCGCGGGATGACGGCCGAGGTCCAGGTCGTCATCGACGCCGCCGATCCGAACACGGCCGAGCTCGTCAGGAACTACGCCGGCCGGGTGATCGCGGCATTCGACGCCGATCGCCGCCCCCGGGCGGTTTCGCCCTTCGAGACGCGGACGGCCGTCCTCTTCAACGCGAATCTCGAGAGCGCCTTCTTCTTCGTGCCGGGGATCGTGGCGATGATCATGGTGATGATCTGCGCGCTCCTCACCTCGATCACGATCGCCCGCGAGAAGGAGACGGGGACGATGGAACAGATCCTCGTCTCCCCGGTCCGCCCGCGGGAGATCATCCTCGGCAAGGTGCTGCCGTACATTTTCCTGGCATTCCTCGACGGCCTCGTCGTGCTTTTGCTCGGCATCCTCCTCTTCGACGTTCCCTTCCGCGGGAGCGTCTGGCTGATGGCCGCGCTCTCGACCCTCTATCTCCTCACGGCGCTGAGTCTGGGGCTGATGATCTCGACGCGGGCGCGCACGCAGCAGGTGGCGATCATGCTCGCCCTCACCGCGACGCTCCTGCCGACGATCATGCTCTCGGGGCTGATGTTCCCGATCGATTCGATGCCGCGCCCCCTGCAGTTCGTCACCTACCTCGTGCCGGCGAGGTACTATCTCCTGATCATCCGGGGAATCATGCTGAAGGGAAGCGGCATCGCGCATCTCTGGCGCGAGGTGGCGCCGCTCGCCGTCATGACGACGGTCCTGCTCGCGTTCTCCGTGCGCCGGTTCGGCCTGAGACTGGAGCGATGAGATGAGACGGATCCTCGTCATGGTACGCAAGGAGTTCAGGCAGATCTTCAGGGATCGCCCGATGATGGCGATCATCTTCCTGATGCCGGTCGTCCAGCTGCTCGTCCTCTCCTTCGCGATCACCACCGAGGTCAAGCACGTCGATCTCGTCGTCGTCGATCTCGACAACGGCGCGGTCTCGCGG comes from the Candidatus Krumholzibacteriota bacterium genome and includes:
- a CDS encoding ABC transporter ATP-binding protein; translated protein: MATDAIQIEAMQKRYGDVEAVRGITLSIGEGELFGFIGPDGAGKTTLMRSMCTLLEPDGGRILVRGMDVSRDVYGIRAVLGYMPQRFSLYPDLSVEQNMRFFADLFGVPAADRDERIEELYRFSRMAAFRKRKAAALSGGMKQKLALSCALVHRPEVLVLDEPTFGVDPVSRTEFWSLLGRIRADGTTVVVSTAYMDEADRCDRVALVFDGDAIALGTPAELRGRYPWPLFRVTGRDVRGLRSFFADTGAARDIQLFGDSLHVSFDGEPPRERLGEWRSVLGDRLDEWTRIEPSIEDLFLDLLRGDR
- a CDS encoding ABC transporter ATP-binding protein; translation: MTGVMVRTRDLTRRFGDFTAVNRVSIEVRRGEIFGFLGANGAGKTTMIRMLCGLLSPTSGEAVVAGFDVRRDSEQIKSRIGYMSQRFSLYEDLTIEENIEFYGGIYGLSGAAIGERKKDLLAYLGLERHARTLTRDLPLGFKQRLALGTALLHDPAILFLDEPTSGVDPRVRRAFWDVIHEEAERGKTIFVTTHFMEEAEYCHRISIMRAGAVIALDGPTALKRRFGKESVHDVFIELAAEGGER
- a CDS encoding ABC transporter permease: MKRASFGRIAALARKELLHIWKDPRTLGIVFLLPTIQLILFGYAFNMEIGEIPLVVIDHDRSVDSRLLVERFAGSDLFSFDAREAAVDDIADRFRARTARAALVVPHDFQRRLGRGMTAEVQVVIDAADPNTAELVRNYAGRVIAAFDADRRPRAVSPFETRTAVLFNANLESAFFFVPGIVAMIMVMICALLTSITIAREKETGTMEQILVSPVRPREIILGKVLPYIFLAFLDGLVVLLLGILLFDVPFRGSVWLMAALSTLYLLTALSLGLMISTRARTQQVAIMLALTATLLPTIMLSGLMFPIDSMPRPLQFVTYLVPARYYLLIIRGIMLKGSGIAHLWREVAPLAVMTTVLLAFSVRRFGLRLER